In the genome of Planctomycetota bacterium, the window GATTTCTCGATCTTCGATCCCGACGATGCGGCGGCGGTTCTCAAAAAGGCGGCACGGGCGAGCGGCCTGACCCTCACCCACACGCCGATCGATCGCCTGGCCGGCATCATCAGCCGCGCGAAGAACGACCTTCTCACCCCGGAGACCTTCTCACCCCGCTGGGGCCGCCCTGCGGAGGAAACGGCGCGCCGTCTCTGGCCGATCTACCAACGCCTGTTGCTCGAGTCCGACGCCGTCGATTTCGACGACCTGCTGCTCCACCTCGCGACCATCCTCGGCGACCATCCTGAGCTCCGCGCCCGCCTCGATGCCCGGCATCGCTGGATCCTCGTCGACGAGTACCAGGACACCAACGCGGTGCAGTACGCAATCGTCCGGGCGCTTTCGATCGACTACCCCAATCTCGCGGTCACGGGGGACCCCGACCAGGCGATCTACGGGTGGCGCGGAGCCAGTATCCGCAACATCCTCGAATTCGAGCGCGACTACCCGGCGGCGAAGATCGTCGCCCTCGAGGCGAACTACCGGAGCACGGCCAATATCCTCGCCACGGCCGATCGCCTCATCCACAACAACACCAAACGCAAGCCGAAGCGGTTGGCCACCGCCGCCGGCCCCGGCGCCCCGGTGCGGATCGTGATCGACGACGATGGCCGGCTGGAAGCGGAGCGGATCGCCCACGAGATTGCCGACAGTGTCGCCAACGGCCGACGATCCCCGGGGAACTTCGTCATCCTTTTCCGGACCAGCGCCCTGTCGCGGATGTTCGAGATCTCGCTCCGACGTCTCGGGGTTCCGTATCAACTCGTGCGCGGTGTCGAGTTCTTCAAGCGGCGCGAGATCCGCGATGTCCTCGCGTGGCTGCGGATGCTGCGCAATCCCCGTGACGAGGAGGCGGTGCTCCGGGCGCTGCAGGCGCCGCCACGGGGGCTCGGCAAGGTGACCCTCGATCGGATCCACACGTGGGCCGCGGAGCGACGCCTGACGCTACTCGAAGCGCTGCGCGAGGCCGATCGCATCGGCCTGTCGTCCCGACGCGCCGTGGCCGCCGCAGCGGCGTTCGTCGGGATCCACGACGCCCTCTCCGCCCCGGCACCGGGTGTCGCCGATCTGCTCGAGCGACTCCTGCAACAGTCCGGTCTACAAGAGTGGCTTGGGCAGGATGATGTCGGCGAAGATGAAGATCGCCTCGCGAACGTCGAGGAGCTCGTCACGGCCGCACGACAGTTCGACGCCGAATGGGCGCGCCCCGGGAATCCCGACGATGATCCGCTGTCGGCGTTTCTCGACTCGACCGTCCTCGTGTCCGACACCGATGCCTGGGATTCCAGTGGCGAGCGCGTCTCCCTGATGACGTTCCATGCCGCGAAGGGTCTCGAGTTCCCGGTCGTCTACATGGTAGCGCTCGAGGACGGGATCCTGCCCCATGAGCGGAGCATCGATCGGGACGACAGCCTCGAAGAGGAGCGCCGCTTGGCATTCGTCGGAATCACCCGGGCGAAGGAGGAGGTACACGCCAGTTGCGTCCGCGTCCGCGACTACCGCGGTGGCCGACGATTGGTCGTTCCCAGCATGTTCCTGGCGGAAATGGTCGGCACCGAGACGAGCGTCATGGCGGCCGATGGCACGCTGCTCCCCGGGTTCGGCGTACACCGCTCGGCCGACGATGATGACGCCCACCACGGCGCGATGGACCAGACGACATGGTCGGGGCGCGAAGCGCCGCCCCTGCGGCGTGACGACGGGCTGACGTTCCAGCCTGAAGATGCCACCGAAGACACGGCTCCGCTCGGGGGCGCGCCCCGGGCGGGAAACGGTTCATCGGTACGGCGTGGGGGTCTCGCCCTGCCGACCCCCCCACCCGCACCTCTGACGATCGGCCAGCAGGTTCACCATCCTGAACATGGTGTCGGCCGGGTCTGCACGATCAGCGGGGCTGGCCCACGGGCCGTGGCGACCGTCATGTTCGACGGTCAGTCCTCGCCGCGTGCGTTCATCATCGGCCACGGCAGCATCGTGCCCGTCGACAGCTGCCGGACGGACACCCCGGACACGCCGCCTTGACCCCGAGTCCGCGGCGCCCCGGTCATCACTCGGCCGAACCATGTTCCCGCCACCAGCGCACGGTGGCGGCGAGGCCCCGATCGAAATCCTGTTTCGGCCGCCAGCCAAGGAGCTCCTCTGCCCGGGAGATGTCGAGCGCACGCCGCGGTTGACCGTTCGGCTTCGTGGCATCCCAAACGATTCGCCCCGTATACCCGCACACGGCAGCGACTTTCGTCACCAGATCCCGGATCGAGATCTCCGTGCCACCCCCGAGATTGATGGGAATCGGTTCTTCGATGATCTCTGCCGCTGTGACGATCGCCTCGGCAGCATCATCTACGAAGAGAAACTCACGGGTCGCATCGCCGGTGCCCCAGCAGACGATCTCATCGGCGCCGGCGACTCGCGCCTCCTCGCATTTACGGATCAGGGCCGGAATGACGTGGCTGGTCGAGGGATCGAAGTTGTCCCACGGTCCGTACAGATTCACCGGGACAACCACGGTCCCACGCATCCCGTACTGCCTACGGTAGCCGTCGAGCATGACGAAGATTGCTTTCTTCGCGATCCCGTAAGGAGCGTTCGTCTCCTCCGGATACCCGTCCCAAATCGTCTCCTCGCGAAATGGGATCGGGCAGTACTTCGGATAGGCACAGACGGTTCCGGTATGGACGAATTGCTCGACGTCATGACGGCGGGCATGCTCGACCAGATGCATGCCCATTGACATGTTGGCGAAGAAAAACCGCCCTGGCTCGGCCATGTTCGCGCCGATTCCACCGACCTCGGCAGCCAGATGGATCACCACCTGGGGGCGTGCCGTCGCATACAGCCGCTCGACGTCGCTCTCGAGCGTCAGGTTGAACTCCCGACGGCGCGGCACGAACAGCCGGGTATCGCTGACACCTCGCTGTCGCAGGACGCGGCATACGGCCCGCCCGAGAAAACCGGCACCACCGGTGACGACGACACGTTTCTCGGCCAGATCGATCCGCGACACACTCAGCACTCCCCGCTCCGCCCCCACCAGTACGACGCTCGTCGTCCGACACAGATCATCGGAAATGGAGGCCGGGATCCGCGCAGTTGGCCGCCAACACGCCTTCCTTGTGCGCGATCTCCATGTCGCCCTTGACCATCATCGCCACCAACTCGTCGAACGAAACACGCGGCTGCCACCCGAGGCGCTCCCGCGCCTTCTTCGCGGAGCCGAGGAGAAGATCCACCTCGGCAGGGCGGTAATACCGGGGATCGACTTCGACATGATCCCGGTAATCCAGCCCGACAGCCGCGAAGGCCTTCTCACAAAACTCCTGCACCGAGTGCGTCTCGTCAGTGGCGACGACGTAATCATCGGGGGTGTCCTGTTGCAGCATCAGCCACATCGCCTCGACGTAGTCGCCGGCGAATCCCCAGTCGCGGCGGGCGTCAAGATTCCCGAGGTAAAGCTTCTGCTGGAGGCCAAGCTTGATCCGCGTCGCAGCCCGGGTGATCTTCCGCGTCACAAACGTCTCACCACGCCGCGGACTTTCATGGTTGAAGAGGATGCCGCACGAAGCGTGCAGCCCGTAGCTTTCGCGGTAGTTGACGGTGATCCAATGAGCGTAGACCTTGGCAACGCCGTAAGGACTCCTCGGATAAAAGGGGGTCGCCTCGGTCTGCGGCACTTCGACGACCTTCCCGTACATCTCCGAACTGGACGCCTGGTAGAACCGCACCTGCTCGCCCATGGCGTCCTGGTAGTCGCGAATCGCCTCGAGAAGGCGCAACGTCCCCACTGCCGTCACGTCAGCCGTGTATGTCGGCTGATCGAAACTGACGCGAACGTGGCTCTGGGCAGCGAGGTTGTAAACCTCGGTCGGCCGGATCTCACGGATCAGGCGCGACAGCGCGTTACCGTCGGACATGTCGCCGTAGTGCAGTTGCAACGGTCGATCGGTGTCGTGGACGTCGCGATAGAGGTGCTCGATCCGCTGGGTACCGAACGTGCTGGAACGCCGGACGAGCCCATGAACCTCGTATCCCTTCGCAAGCAGCAATTCGGCCAGATACGACCCATCCTGGCCCGTGATCCCCGTGACGATCGCCCGCTGAGTTCGTCGCACGTTGTCCTCTTTCTCCCGCCGCACAGTGGCCGAAGCCCTCTTGATCGATCCGTCATCACTCCGCGCAGACCGACACATTCACCCGATTTTCGCCGACGCACCACGATCGAGCCCAACGGGCCTCGACCACCGGGCTGGACCGACGATGGGCGAACCCAGTCACCCCCCGCCGCCAGCCGCTGTCGCGCCGCTCCCATGCGGAATGCCGGCATCCGCGGAGCGAACCACAGATCCGGTTGCCGTCGACTCGGCGGTTGAATCAGCGGGCTTCGTGTCAAGACGCTCCGCGACCGCACGGTCGAATGCAGGCAGCATCACCGACAGAAACTCCCGGCAGATTCCGCTCGACTGCGGCGCACTGACCGCGGTCTGATCGATGATCGCATACAGCTTGTACACCGCTGCCGTGCCGGCAAGTTCGATCCGCGCGATCTGCGGAGCAAGCCATTCGCCACGCACTCCATAGGTCCAATACACCCGGATGGTCTGGCCGGTCTTCCGAAACGTGCCCACGAACGCCTCCGCACGCCGGCCGTCTTCGAGGGTGATCGTCTCGCGGTGCTCCGTCTCCGCGATCTCGAACCCCGCGGCGGGGTAGCAGCGATCAGGGGTGTGCCCCGAGGCATCGTGGGGCGTTGCACAAATCACGAAGGCCGCGACTTTCGCGCCGGTGTCGTTGTTTTGATAGAGCCGCGAAACATGTCCGACGGCACCGGCGCGCTCCAGCTGCTCCTGACTCGACTCGACGTCGTCGACATACTTCCAAGGCCCAATCTCGGCGGGAAAGGCCTCCTCGAGGATCATCGCGCTGACCTTCAACTCACCGGCGATATCGCGATCCGACCAGCGCTCGGTCCAAACACCCTGGACCGCGGTGACGACGGCCACGAATGCGGCGGCGATGACCAACGGGATCACGGCTCTTGCCCGTTCGTTGAACATCTCCCGGTCTCCGGTAGGCGGGTGGTCGAGGTATCAGCCTTCGAACCGCGGTCGGTATCAACGCAGAGCCTGGGTGTAGTTCCGCCTACTTTTCCCGAGGGCGACGCCGTGCATGACGCAGCCGAGCACCGTGATCCCCACCGACCGGAGCCGACTGATCGAAGCGGTCAGATTCGGAACGCTCGTCACGTCGCGCATCACCGACACGACAGCGACATCGGCCTGCTGACCGAGAAGCAGCGCGTCGGCCAATTCGATACACGGCCCTGAGTCGATGACCACGTGGTCGAAGGCATCGCGGTACTTACCAAGGATCGTTTTCAGTTGCGGTCTGGACAAGGCGAGGATCGATTCCGTGTCACACCCGCCTGCCGTCACGGTGAACAGTCCGTCGATCTCGGTAGGCTGAATCACCTCGTCGTTGCCGCACTCGCCCCGCAGGACCTCGGAGAGGCCGGTCCCGAGATCGATCTGGACGATCGAGTGGACCGAGGGATGCCGAAGGTCGCCATCGATGAGCAACGTCCGCTTGCCCGACCGGGCGATGCTCGCCGCCAACTGGGCGGCAAGCGTGGTCTTCCCCTCGTGTTCACCGGAGCTCGTGACCAGGATCATCTTGGCCGCATCCCGCCCCGCCTGCATCGTCAGGGTACGGATCGTGTCGATCGACTCCATGAAGCGGCCGACATCGGTCGGTGCACGCTTCGATCCGCGCCGACGCAAACGCGGCAGCGTGCCCAGCAGCCGCACACCGACGCGATTCGGGATCTCTTCGGGGTAGCTCAGTCGATCGCGAAGCAGCTCCGTGCCGATCGTGAGACCGACTCCGGTGGCGAATGCGAGCACGCCCGACAGTCCGGCGAGGACTGCACGGGAGACGTCGCTCGACGACTGCGGCACCGACGCCGGCTCGAGGAGGCGGACACGGGAGGGCATGTTGATGTCGACGCTCGACGCCTCGAGTTGCTTGCCCAAGAGACCGGTCACCTGCTCCAACTGGTCGATCTCACCCCGCCGCAGTTCCAGATCGGAGTTGGCGCGGCCGATCAGCAGCAGTTCCTCGGAGAGCTTCTGGTACTCGTTCCGGCTCTCCTCGAGAATCTTCTCGATCACCGCACGTCGGACCCTGAGCACGGCGGGGCTGACGGCGGCCTGACCCGGATTTCCGACGTTGCTCCGCAACTGCCTCGCGACCTGGGGCCGCAACTCGGCTCGCACTTCGTTGAGCTGCCGTACCGCCGATTGGTACTGATCCCGGAGCCGCCGGACCGATGGCTCGCTCAAACCACGGGCACTTCTCGCCATTTGCTCCGAGAGCGCCTGCCCGAGCGACCGGATCCGCTCCTTGACCTCTGCCACGGCGG includes:
- a CDS encoding AAA family ATPase, with product MNPLPAPLDRLLTGLNESQRQAVTHVAGPLLVLAGPGSGKTRVVTTRIAHLIHSGVPPQNIVALSFTNKAADEMRRRLTALVGPQPVEMGTFHRFAARLLRRHARLVGLSADFSIFDPDDAAAVLKKAARASGLTLTHTPIDRLAGIISRAKNDLLTPETFSPRWGRPAEETARRLWPIYQRLLLESDAVDFDDLLLHLATILGDHPELRARLDARHRWILVDEYQDTNAVQYAIVRALSIDYPNLAVTGDPDQAIYGWRGASIRNILEFERDYPAAKIVALEANYRSTANILATADRLIHNNTKRKPKRLATAAGPGAPVRIVIDDDGRLEAERIAHEIADSVANGRRSPGNFVILFRTSALSRMFEISLRRLGVPYQLVRGVEFFKRREIRDVLAWLRMLRNPRDEEAVLRALQAPPRGLGKVTLDRIHTWAAERRLTLLEALREADRIGLSSRRAVAAAAAFVGIHDALSAPAPGVADLLERLLQQSGLQEWLGQDDVGEDEDRLANVEELVTAARQFDAEWARPGNPDDDPLSAFLDSTVLVSDTDAWDSSGERVSLMTFHAAKGLEFPVVYMVALEDGILPHERSIDRDDSLEEERRLAFVGITRAKEEVHASCVRVRDYRGGRRLVVPSMFLAEMVGTETSVMAADGTLLPGFGVHRSADDDDAHHGAMDQTTWSGREAPPLRRDDGLTFQPEDATEDTAPLGGAPRAGNGSSVRRGGLALPTPPPAPLTIGQQVHHPEHGVGRVCTISGAGPRAVATVMFDGQSSPRAFIIGHGSIVPVDSCRTDTPDTPP
- a CDS encoding exosortase-associated EpsI family protein — encoded protein: MFNERARAVIPLVIAAAFVAVVTAVQGVWTERWSDRDIAGELKVSAMILEEAFPAEIGPWKYVDDVESSQEQLERAGAVGHVSRLYQNNDTGAKVAAFVICATPHDASGHTPDRCYPAAGFEIAETEHRETITLEDGRRAEAFVGTFRKTGQTIRVYWTYGVRGEWLAPQIARIELAGTAAVYKLYAIIDQTAVSAPQSSGICREFLSVMLPAFDRAVAERLDTKPADSTAESTATGSVVRSADAGIPHGSGATAAGGGG
- the gmd gene encoding GDP-mannose 4,6-dehydratase encodes the protein MRRTQRAIVTGITGQDGSYLAELLLAKGYEVHGLVRRSSTFGTQRIEHLYRDVHDTDRPLQLHYGDMSDGNALSRLIREIRPTEVYNLAAQSHVRVSFDQPTYTADVTAVGTLRLLEAIRDYQDAMGEQVRFYQASSSEMYGKVVEVPQTEATPFYPRSPYGVAKVYAHWITVNYRESYGLHASCGILFNHESPRRGETFVTRKITRAATRIKLGLQQKLYLGNLDARRDWGFAGDYVEAMWLMLQQDTPDDYVVATDETHSVQEFCEKAFAAVGLDYRDHVEVDPRYYRPAEVDLLLGSAKKARERLGWQPRVSFDELVAMMVKGDMEIAHKEGVLAANCADPGLHFR
- a CDS encoding polysaccharide biosynthesis tyrosine autokinase — encoded protein: MTASEADGGFAATPAGAVPSPSVGGLTIRGDTPLVPFPDYQTVAVPPSAEGPPGFDARRLLHAVRRRWLPALLIGSLLAPLVAVPTWFLLPKGYEAVVWLQMRSEQGMLGPVAGVQDQYRKTQMQLLKSPFVLNSALRRPGVADLPTIKEQDDPSDWLAKNILMSAPQESEVVTLRLRGPIAEDTAKILNAVTESYLDDIVNKDRADRLAKRDQLEKKFKESQSELRSRKEKFYEIARTTNSLSSSEVTTNRALLMDQLAGIRADVENAENDLSRIDTELAIADGLDSENDSAEDRGDDAVEAVIDRDPAVAEVKERIRSLGQALSEQMARSARGLSEPSVRRLRDQYQSAVRQLNEVRAELRPQVARQLRSNVGNPGQAAVSPAVLRVRRAVIEKILEESRNEYQKLSEELLLIGRANSDLELRRGEIDQLEQVTGLLGKQLEASSVDINMPSRVRLLEPASVPQSSSDVSRAVLAGLSGVLAFATGVGLTIGTELLRDRLSYPEEIPNRVGVRLLGTLPRLRRRGSKRAPTDVGRFMESIDTIRTLTMQAGRDAAKMILVTSSGEHEGKTTLAAQLAASIARSGKRTLLIDGDLRHPSVHSIVQIDLGTGLSEVLRGECGNDEVIQPTEIDGLFTVTAGGCDTESILALSRPQLKTILGKYRDAFDHVVIDSGPCIELADALLLGQQADVAVVSVMRDVTSVPNLTASISRLRSVGITVLGCVMHGVALGKSRRNYTQALR
- a CDS encoding GDP-L-fucose synthase, with protein sequence MDLAEKRVVVTGGAGFLGRAVCRVLRQRGVSDTRLFVPRRREFNLTLESDVERLYATARPQVVIHLAAEVGGIGANMAEPGRFFFANMSMGMHLVEHARRHDVEQFVHTGTVCAYPKYCPIPFREETIWDGYPEETNAPYGIAKKAIFVMLDGYRRQYGMRGTVVVPVNLYGPWDNFDPSTSHVIPALIRKCEEARVAGADEIVCWGTGDATREFLFVDDAAEAIVTAAEIIEEPIPINLGGGTEISIRDLVTKVAAVCGYTGRIVWDATKPNGQPRRALDISRAEELLGWRPKQDFDRGLAATVRWWREHGSAE